The Thalassospira sp. TSL5-1 sequence CGCATTCAGCACCACAACGGCCAGAATATTGGTGGTAATCACCATAACGGCGATAAACACAATCGCCAGTGCCAGCCCGTCACTGCCAAAAAGGGCCTCGGCCACGGCCAGCAGCACATAGCTGTTATAGCGCACTGACCCCTGAAAGATGGAGGTAAAAAGCGGTGTGTTGGGCGTGATGACGCGGCGAAACACCAGCAGGACCGCTGCCAGGCCCAGGGTGGCCGCCATCGTGATCATCACGGCTTTGCCGGCATGGCCGGTGCTGAAATCAGCATGGTAAATGCCAATCATCAGCAGGGCCGGTAACAGCAGGTAATAGGTCAGCCGGTCGATGCCCGCCCAGACCTCGCCACTTTGGATCAGGTATTTTTTCAAAACCGCACCGATAATGATGGTGGCAAAAATCGGAAAGATGGCGGCGATCAGGGTATAGGCAAAGGACATGGGGCGCCTATTGGTTGGGTTTTGTCAGGTGGGGCCGTGACGGGGATCGGGCGTGTTTGCCCGATGACCTAAAGTTTGCGATTGGTGTAATCGGCAAAGGCCTGTTCGGGGGAATGGCCGCGATATTGCTCGCAGATTTCCTCGAATTTCGGATTGCTGATCAGAAGGTCGGCAGTGCTGCGGTTACACGCAATCGGCACTTCATACATGTTTGCCAGCCGGATCAGGGCGCGCACATCCACATCGTGGGGTTGGGGCGTCATCGGGTCGGTAAAGAAAAACATCGCCTGCAATTCACCATGTGCAATCATGGACCCCAGTTGCTGGTCCCCGCCAAAAGGCCCGCTTTTTAACGGTACGATATTCAAATTGGGGAAACGTTCCAAAAGCACGCGCCCGGTGGTGCCGGTGGCAAAAATCCGGGCTTCGGCAAACTGGTGTTTGTGGGTTTCCAGCCACTCTGCCATTTCGCGTTTGCGACGGTCATGGGCAACAAGTCCGATGGATAGGGTCATGGCAAAGCTCCCGCTTTAAAGATCGATACACGTATCCTTATTAAGCATATAATGCGGCAAATGGTCACGCGG is a genomic window containing:
- a CDS encoding methylglyoxal synthase; the encoded protein is MTLSIGLVAHDRRKREMAEWLETHKHQFAEARIFATGTTGRVLLERFPNLNIVPLKSGPFGGDQQLGSMIAHGELQAMFFFTDPMTPQPHDVDVRALIRLANMYEVPIACNRSTADLLISNPKFEEICEQYRGHSPEQAFADYTNRKL